From the Planktothrix tepida PCC 9214 genome, one window contains:
- a CDS encoding NifX-associated nitrogen fixation protein: MTTETIISITNTPFLKELVRQIRAQDSMGVYRSWSDELILKPLILTKEQKRKISVEGDVEPITQLRITAFYRAIATLVEQETGLLCQVVINLSHEGFGWALIFSGHLLVVSKTLRDAQRFGYESMEKLAAEGEKLTKSAVELATKYREVTNA; encoded by the coding sequence ATGACAACAGAAACCATCATATCCATCACAAACACTCCATTTTTGAAAGAATTAGTTCGCCAAATTCGGGCTCAAGATAGTATGGGCGTTTATCGGAGTTGGTCAGATGAATTAATTCTGAAACCCTTAATTTTAACGAAAGAACAAAAACGTAAAATTTCTGTAGAAGGGGATGTAGAACCCATCACCCAATTAAGAATTACTGCGTTTTATCGGGCGATCGCAACTTTAGTAGAACAAGAAACTGGATTATTATGCCAAGTTGTGATTAACTTAAGCCATGAAGGATTCGGTTGGGCATTAATTTTTTCCGGTCATCTTTTAGTCGTTTCTAAAACCCTCAGAGATGCTCAACGTTTTGGCTATGAATCTATGGAAAAATTAGCAGCAGAAGGCGAAAAACTGACGAAATCTGCTGTTGAATTAGCGACTAAATATCGAGAAGTCACTAACGCTTGA